The following are encoded in a window of Anopheles gambiae chromosome X, idAnoGambNW_F1_1, whole genome shotgun sequence genomic DNA:
- the LOC133391253 gene encoding uncharacterized protein LOC133391253, whose protein sequence is MSIDHDNGASRMTQANIDALTEALLAEKNKNALLEKELKETRKKIRHNTWIEEPSENQPFDPEPYGSSTMIQTPVQSTNELSMLTSMSFASLQVSTCTPKEGEEVDKKSFERWKEQLEAAMKFAGIFNENMKMNAFKMKAGYSLLDTLEATSPNDSSSDAQLFPYTNAMERLHKYYSSHDYVFLQRQKLRSMNQNDGESDLTYVKKIIDLAKLCNYKDNQLIETVVDVIQAHATNPRVRKTGIKVLRKRGSITDLLDKVRECEMEQMNDINFARTHQQNSQVQPSTLVAAVSNSSYHNNGPRMGGFHRGNSLYHQKYWGMQSGRETSRLTPSRFSSNRPSGGRREPCGRCTSNYHSSENCHAISKRCRNCHTVGHIERACRQGIQDKTKRRAEEEEAGSPAIKTRKIAAIMDSNNTPETTSDKEIDMMKVASKDSYLQLTKSPEQTTAINNDQLCSVEKGIDNEGFIVGYVAGVPVNFMIDSGADVNTVAEDIYEELRASDPRTNPIYNIKDGTDRTLKAYGVQKEIPVVASFIAELYISEERPRSLEKFYVIAKAKPLLSRSTAIRYSVLQLGLNVPVKCCASQIYNRLLPGEILAISMSGEFPKFNVAPVVLSYDRSLPPSRNVFTNIPIAFRNETEKRLENLLSSGIIERVNEQMDKSFCSSLLVVPKGKNDIRLVVDLRGPNKCIVRSPFRMPTLEAILSKLNGASWFSTIDLTSAFFHVELHESCRLLTNFFAGNGTYRFKRLPFGLCNSPDIFQELLQTVVLPRSP, encoded by the exons atgtcCATCGATCACGACAATGGCGCAAGTCG CATGACACAGGCCAACATTGATGCATTAACGGAGGCTTTattagcagaaaaaaacaagaatgcCCTCTTGGAGAAAGAACTTAAGGAAACTCGTAAAAAGATCCGGCATAACACCTGGATAGAAGAACCTTCGGAAAATCAACCGTTTGACCCCGAACCATACGGGTCCTCGACAATGATCCAAACACCAGTACAGTCTACTAACGAACTTTCGATGCTTACGTCGATGTCATTCGCCTCGTTACAAGTTTCCACTTGTACTCCCAAGGAAGGAGAGGAAGTGGATAAAAAATCCTTCGAACGATGGAAGGAACAGCTCGAAGCAGCAATGAAATTTGCAGGCATTTTTAAcgaaaacatgaaaatgaatgctttCAAAATGAAAGCAGGTTATTCCTTATTAGATACTCTGGAAGCTACATCACCGAATGATTCATCGAGCGATGCACAGTTATTCCCGTATACTAATGCAATGGAAAGGTTGCATAAATACTATAGCTCACACGATTACGTTTTCCTACAGCGACAAAAATTACGTTCTATGAATCAGAATGACGGCGAGTCCGATTTAACATacgtaaagaaaataattgacCTAGCAAAGCTCTGCAATTACAAAGACAACCAATTGATAGAAACAGTAGTCGACGTGATCCAAGCACATGCTACTAATCCAAGAGTCCGTAAGACAGGAATAAAAGTTCTAAGGAAACGTGGATCAATAACAGATCTTTTGGACAAAGTGCGAGAATGCGAAATGGAACAAATGAACGATATAAATTTCGCAAGGACCCACCAGCAAAACTCACAAGTCCAACCATCAACACTAGTGGCCGCCGTGTCCAACAGCTCTTACCATAACAATGGGCCTCGTATGGGAGGATTCCATCGCGGTAACTCACTGTACCATCAGAAATATTGGGGCATGCAAAGCGGAAGAGAAACATCTAGACTAACACCATCGCGGTTTTCATCAAATAGACCTTCCGGAGGTCGTCGCGAACCATGTGGAAGATGCACTAGCAACTATCATTCTTCTGAGAACTGCCACGCCATCAGCAAAAGATGTCGCAACTGCCACACCGTAGGGCACATCGAACGTGCATGCCGTCAGGGGATTCAGGATAAAACCAAACGTCGcgcagaggaagaagaagcaggaTCACCAGCAATTAAGACCCGGAAGATCGCGGCAATTATGGACAGCAATAACACGCCCGAAACAACCAGTGATAAAGAGATC GATATGATGAAAGTGGCGAGTAAAGACAGCTATTTACAGTTAACAAAGTCCCCTGAACAGACAACCGCTATAAATAATGACCAGTTGTGCTCAGTCGAGAAGGGAATCGACAACGAAGGCTTTATTGTCGGATATGTCGCAGGCGTTCCTGTGAATTTCATGATTGACTCCGGAGCGGACGTGAACACAGTAGCTGAGGATATTTATGAAGAGTTAAGAGCAAGTGACCCTAGAACGAACCCGATATACAATATAAAAGATGGAACCGATCGGACATTGAAAGCTTACGGGGTACAGAAGGAAATTCCTGTGGTTGCTTCCTTCATAGCCGAGCTCTACATATCTGAAGAACGCCCAAGATCTTTAGAAAAATTCTACGTTATTGCAAAAGCAAAGCCTTTGCTTAGTAGAAGTACAGCAATTAGATATAGCGTGCTGCAATTGGGCTTGAACGTGCCAGTAAAATGTTGCGCATCACAAATCTATAATCGGTTGTTACCGGGAGAAATACTGGCGATATCAATGTCGGGAGAATTCCCAAAATTCAACGTTGCTCCTGTAGTTCTCTCATACGATCGAAGCTTACCACCATCTCGAAACGTTTTTACCAATATACCGATCGCTTTCagaaacgaaacagaaaagCGTTTAGAGAATCTCTTATCCTCCGGGATTATAGAACGCGTAAATGAACAAATGGACAAGTCTTTTTGCTCGTCACTCCTGGTAGTACCGAAGGGTAAAAACGACATCCGACTAGTCGTTGATCTTCGAGGACCAAATAAATGTATCGTAAGATCGCCGTTCAGAATGCCAACGTTGGAAGCGATACTATCAAAACTAAACGGGGCATCATGGTTTTCGACCATAGATTTGACTAGTGCCTTTTTCCACGTTGAGCTCCACGAATCCTGTCGTCTTCTAACGAATTTCTTCGCTGGTAACGGTACTTACCGTTTCAAAAGATTGCCGTTCGGATTATGCAACTCACCAGATATCTTCCAGGAACTTTTACAAACCGTTGTCCTGCCCAGGAGTCCTTAA